The following coding sequences lie in one Treponema socranskii subsp. buccale genomic window:
- a CDS encoding Hsp20/alpha crystallin family protein, whose product MNELALFNSFFNHALNDTVGDFNFGTSFNVPKVDVKETKDAYTLEMDLPGMNEKDVNVELDHNVLTISSHHEEKKEEQNKNAKKDESKWLIRERRVSEFSRRFTLPDDVNGEQVAASFKNGVLTVAIPRKALSAPKRIAISAD is encoded by the coding sequence ATGAACGAATTGGCACTTTTCAACAGCTTTTTTAATCACGCGCTGAACGACACGGTAGGCGATTTCAATTTCGGTACTTCTTTCAACGTGCCGAAAGTCGACGTAAAAGAGACGAAAGACGCGTACACGCTGGAAATGGATTTGCCCGGCATGAACGAAAAAGACGTAAATGTCGAACTCGATCACAACGTTTTGACCATCTCTTCGCATCACGAAGAGAAAAAAGAGGAGCAGAATAAAAACGCGAAAAAGGATGAAAGCAAATGGCTCATCCGCGAACGCCGCGTCAGCGAGTTCAGCCGCCGCTTTACGCTTCCCGACGATGTCAACGGCGAACAGGTTGCCGCGTCCTTTAAAAACGGAGTGCTTACGGTAGCCATACCGCGCAAAGCGCTTTCCGCTCCCAAACGGATAGCGATCTCCGCCGACTGA